The following are from one region of the Paenibacillus bovis genome:
- a CDS encoding glycoside hydrolase family 30 protein, with product MSMFKKGIQFALLSSLVMTPLVSLAPSAYAANEKTQVWLTTADPSSEPAVGLRTDTRLTRQNDRAFGATGDNADYTFTVNEGKTYQQMDGFGVSMTDSAAWLLNYKLSSSKRNEVMDHLFGTSGIHMSMLRQPMGASDFAWSTYTYDDTAGDMALNQFSISRDQPYIIPMIKSALSKNPNIKFIASPWSAPAWMKYTTNDKNGTGKLKAENYPVYANYFIKFIQAYQAQGIPIYAVTPQNEPLFEPGRYPGMLMNEQDQIGMIGDYLGPALKNAGLNTKIIAYDHNYDNWNFPNTVIQALKNNGKSQYVAGSAFHHYGGDFTAMTNMHNAHPDKDIWFTEGGFGTWNDPVNGTTQGFDNMINEFIGMTRNWSKSIILWNAALDQKDGPSVIGDNNTNKGMVTVQNSDNSSSNPEDKVTYTKQYYLLGHFSKFVSSGAYRIDSNTFADMQSVAFKNPDGSKVIVLYNSQNTAKTAKIQWNGQALNYTVPGKSVVSLKW from the coding sequence ATGTCCATGTTCAAAAAAGGCATCCAGTTTGCCCTGCTAAGCTCTCTTGTAATGACTCCGCTCGTCTCCCTTGCCCCTTCCGCTTATGCTGCCAACGAAAAAACCCAAGTATGGCTTACCACAGCCGATCCCAGTAGCGAACCCGCTGTAGGTCTGCGTACGGATACCAGGCTAACCCGGCAAAATGACCGTGCCTTCGGTGCCACTGGTGATAATGCCGATTATACCTTTACTGTCAACGAAGGCAAAACCTATCAGCAGATGGATGGATTTGGCGTATCGATGACCGATTCTGCCGCCTGGCTGCTCAATTACAAATTAAGCAGTAGCAAGCGCAATGAAGTGATGGATCATCTGTTTGGCACATCCGGTATTCATATGAGCATGCTGCGCCAACCGATGGGTGCGAGCGATTTTGCCTGGAGTACGTATACGTATGACGATACTGCTGGCGATATGGCATTGAACCAGTTCAGTATTTCCAGAGACCAACCTTATATCATCCCCATGATCAAGTCGGCGCTGTCCAAAAATCCGAATATCAAATTTATCGCTTCCCCCTGGAGTGCTCCAGCCTGGATGAAGTACACCACCAATGACAAAAACGGTACCGGCAAATTGAAAGCAGAAAATTACCCGGTATATGCCAATTATTTCATCAAATTTATACAGGCTTATCAGGCTCAGGGTATTCCGATCTATGCGGTAACTCCGCAAAATGAACCACTGTTCGAGCCAGGCCGCTATCCGGGTATGCTCATGAACGAACAGGATCAGATCGGTATGATCGGCGACTATCTGGGACCTGCTCTGAAAAATGCGGGCCTGAACACCAAAATCATTGCCTACGATCACAACTATGATAATTGGAATTTCCCGAATACCGTGATCCAGGCACTCAAAAATAACGGCAAGTCCCAATATGTCGCCGGTAGTGCTTTCCACCATTATGGTGGTGACTTTACAGCTATGACTAATATGCATAATGCCCATCCGGACAAAGATATCTGGTTTACCGAAGGCGGATTTGGTACTTGGAATGATCCGGTCAACGGAACGACTCAGGGATTCGATAATATGATCAATGAGTTTATCGGGATGACCCGCAACTGGTCCAAATCTATCATTCTCTGGAATGCAGCTCTGGATCAAAAAGATGGACCGAGCGTGATCGGAGACAATAATACCAACAAAGGTATGGTGACGGTGCAGAATTCCGATAATAGCTCCAGCAATCCGGAAGACAAAGTAACTTACACCAAGCAATACTATCTGCTCGGACATTTCAGTAAATTTGTAAGCTCCGGTGCTTACCGAATCGACTCCAACACATTCGCCGATATGCAAAGCGTCGCTTTCAAAAATCCGGACGGTTCCAAAGTTATCGTACTGTATAACTCCCAAAATACTGCGAAAACAGCCAAAATCCAGTGGAATGGACAAGCATTGAATTACACAGTTCCCGGCAAATCGGTAGTCAGCCTTAAATGGTAA
- a CDS encoding DUF3298 and DUF4163 domain-containing protein has translation MKKKWICIIIVLLFIGLSADLQKVEAASSVTTKILTYKGQEYVQLSGADQTVTNKLNKSLKRRAVNAAISNSELKRENKSYYYRLKANTKYNDNKKISVMYTETMYSGGAHELYGATVYNYDLQTGKPFVLMDYIRTQAQRINLKNAISNQLQARYDAGAGIFEDNIYNFSLNSSTPFYFYQNGIAILFNPYEVAAFSEGVVIVKVPFDEINKGIDS, from the coding sequence ATGAAAAAGAAATGGATTTGCATAATTATTGTTCTGCTATTTATTGGTCTGTCGGCTGATCTTCAAAAAGTAGAGGCTGCATCTTCAGTTACTACAAAGATTCTTACTTATAAAGGACAAGAATATGTTCAATTAAGTGGAGCAGATCAGACTGTCACTAATAAGCTCAACAAGTCACTTAAAAGAAGAGCAGTTAATGCAGCTATTTCTAATAGCGAGTTAAAAAGAGAAAATAAAAGTTACTATTACAGATTAAAAGCAAATACCAAATATAATGACAATAAGAAAATTTCTGTAATGTATACTGAAACTATGTATTCAGGAGGAGCCCATGAATTATATGGCGCTACTGTTTATAATTATGATCTGCAAACTGGAAAGCCCTTTGTATTAATGGATTATATTCGAACGCAGGCACAACGTATAAATCTTAAAAATGCGATTTCTAACCAGTTGCAAGCGAGATACGATGCAGGAGCAGGCATATTCGAAGATAATATTTATAATTTTTCATTAAATTCTAGTACTCCATTTTATTTTTATCAAAATGGTATAGCCATATTATTTAATCCGTACGAAGTAGCTGCTTTTTCTGAAGGAGTAGTTATTGTTAAAGTTCCCTTCGATGAAATAAATAAAGGAATAGATTCATAA
- a CDS encoding TIM barrel protein: MRISYNTETLFEGRDILDVMQVLHAHDLNIIEFWSWEDKDLQAINRLRQELGMEVASIVVKLATMLEPDQRDEAVEGIRRSAEAARSLDCSRMVHTVGFVKEGMSREEMRQSLIDGLRAAIPALEEFGVTTCIEPLNTITDKELSGYYLNTSQEAFDIVTEVNHPLVKVCYDMYHVQVMEGNVLPRLQNNIRHVGHIQGAGAPRRHELFISELNYDYVFDAIKQMDYDGYVGIEYFPIHDPIDDLVRIKEKFHTG, from the coding sequence ATGAGAATCTCGTATAATACAGAGACGCTTTTTGAAGGCAGAGATATTCTGGATGTGATGCAGGTACTGCATGCCCATGATCTGAATATCATTGAGTTCTGGTCCTGGGAAGACAAGGATCTGCAGGCGATTAACCGTCTTCGACAGGAGCTGGGTATGGAAGTGGCTTCGATCGTTGTGAAGCTGGCTACCATGCTGGAGCCGGATCAACGTGACGAAGCGGTAGAGGGTATTCGCCGTTCGGCAGAAGCGGCACGTTCGCTGGATTGTTCACGGATGGTGCATACGGTTGGATTTGTCAAAGAAGGGATGAGCCGGGAAGAGATGCGGCAGAGTCTGATTGATGGACTGCGGGCGGCTATTCCGGCACTGGAGGAATTTGGCGTTACTACATGTATTGAACCGCTCAACACCATAACCGACAAAGAGCTGAGCGGCTATTATCTTAATACCTCACAGGAAGCATTTGATATTGTAACCGAAGTGAATCATCCACTGGTCAAAGTCTGCTACGATATGTACCATGTACAGGTGATGGAAGGTAATGTACTGCCACGCCTGCAAAATAATATTCGTCATGTCGGCCATATTCAGGGCGCAGGCGCACCGAGACGTCATGAGCTATTTATCAGCGAACTCAATTATGACTATGTATTCGATGCAATCAAGCAGATGGATTATGACGGGTATGTGGGCATTGAGTATTTTCCGATTCATGATCCGATTGATGACCTGGTGCGCATCAAGGAAAAGTTTCATACCGGCTGA
- a CDS encoding alpha/beta hydrolase family protein, producing MIYQISYLSNDYQVKGYLALPYGVTVSTEQLKGWLNSFYQTSTLEVLPIACPLLPPTIPVVDGQYPVFVYCRGGIGRVGSVRMDWLERFAQHGHIVFAPCYRGAEGGEGRDEFGGADVEDVLSGIRWLSQLSFVDEQRIAIMGFSRGSVNAAQAAVRSTEPPLSQLILWGGVSDLARTYEERIDLRRMLKRVIGGSTGKYPERYEARSPVALAEQIHCPVLIIHGRQDMQVDYSHAENMIQRLQELDKEYDVQIYEEYGHHMPEDVHKQAIAAMFDWIRAN from the coding sequence ATCAGTTATCTCTCTAATGATTATCAGGTAAAAGGCTATCTGGCGCTGCCTTATGGCGTAACAGTCTCTACTGAACAACTGAAAGGTTGGTTGAACTCTTTTTACCAGACGTCTACTCTAGAGGTTCTGCCAATCGCCTGTCCTCTGCTTCCTCCCACCATACCTGTCGTAGATGGACAATATCCGGTATTTGTCTACTGCCGTGGAGGGATTGGACGGGTTGGCAGTGTTCGTATGGATTGGCTGGAGCGGTTTGCCCAGCACGGTCATATTGTTTTTGCTCCCTGTTACCGCGGAGCCGAGGGCGGCGAAGGGCGGGATGAGTTCGGTGGTGCAGATGTAGAAGATGTGCTCTCGGGTATTCGCTGGCTGAGTCAGCTTTCCTTTGTGGATGAACAGCGGATAGCAATCATGGGCTTCTCTCGCGGATCGGTCAATGCAGCTCAGGCAGCAGTACGATCCACTGAACCGCCTTTGAGCCAGCTGATTCTGTGGGGTGGTGTATCTGATCTTGCTCGTACTTATGAGGAGCGGATCGATCTGCGCAGAATGCTCAAGCGGGTAATCGGCGGATCGACCGGCAAATATCCCGAGCGATATGAAGCACGCTCGCCTGTTGCTCTGGCAGAGCAAATTCATTGTCCGGTACTCATTATTCATGGGCGGCAGGATATGCAGGTAGACTACAGCCATGCCGAGAATATGATCCAGCGGCTACAGGAACTGGATAAAGAGTACGATGTACAAATTTACGAAGAGTATGGTCATCACATGCCGGAAGATGTGCATAAACAGGCGATAGCAGCGATGTTTGACTGGATACGAGCGAATTGA
- a CDS encoding GntR family transcriptional regulator has protein sequence MNDIPAYRTVYTQLKQDIKEGRYAPGTLLPTESELEQRFSVSRTTIRKAIELLGSEGFLKKTQGKGTEILDTSTTQRLNHLTSITETLTSKGYTVTTRGMSIELITPPEHVADALKLSPGSKVYLVQRVQYADDRPIALMNNYLRANYVPGLEQHVNRFNSLYTFLEQTYHIILLHAWERLSAVAADFTESQILQVPLGSPLLCSKRISHVEQGPFEYSIIKLVADKYEYSVYLEGRV, from the coding sequence ATGAATGATATTCCGGCTTATCGCACAGTATATACTCAACTCAAACAAGATATCAAAGAAGGACGTTATGCACCCGGCACGCTTTTGCCTACCGAATCGGAATTGGAGCAGCGCTTCTCGGTCAGCCGAACAACGATCCGCAAAGCTATTGAACTGCTCGGCAGTGAAGGGTTCCTGAAAAAGACACAGGGAAAAGGTACCGAGATTCTCGATACCTCTACGACCCAGCGGCTGAATCATCTGACCTCTATTACCGAGACATTAACTTCCAAAGGCTACACTGTAACAACACGCGGAATGTCGATCGAATTGATCACGCCACCAGAGCATGTCGCCGATGCGCTTAAGCTGTCACCCGGCAGCAAGGTCTATCTGGTTCAGCGGGTTCAATATGCTGATGATCGGCCGATTGCACTCATGAACAATTACCTGCGCGCCAATTATGTGCCTGGTCTGGAACAGCATGTAAACCGGTTTAACAGTCTCTATACATTCCTCGAACAGACGTATCATATTATTCTGCTGCATGCATGGGAGCGCTTATCAGCTGTAGCAGCTGATTTTACCGAATCCCAGATTCTTCAGGTTCCGCTGGGATCTCCTCTGCTATGCAGCAAACGGATCAGCCATGTAGAGCAGGGGCCATTTGAATACAGTATAATCAAGCTGGTCGCCGACAAATACGAGTACAGCGTCTATCTGGAAGGCCGGGTCTAA
- a CDS encoding NAD(P)/FAD-dependent oxidoreductase — MTTKYDCIVVGAGPAGIFACYELTRIAPDWKVLLIDKGHDIYRRNCPIMQEKIQFCPPPAGKKDFAGCLPACSVTAGFGGAGAYSDGKFNITTEFGGWLTDYLSPSKVEDLIRYVDSINLEHGATESITDPTTDVIRDIEQRGYASGLKLLRAQVRHLGTEQNLEILKSIYEYLNTRIDMVYKAEVEDILTIKEEGKHRITGIVTKKGETYESANVMIAPGRDGSAWLTEILKKRRLKMYNNQVDVGVRVETSDVVMQEINKHLYEGKFIYNTSVGTRVRTFCSNPSGHVVVENHSGVMAANGHSFKDPALGSRNTNFALLVSHKFTEPFDKPNEYAREICRRANDLSSGGVIVQKFGDILRGRRSTTDRIKEGFLEPTLKEAVPGDLGLVLPYNTMKSLIEMVQALEGVTPGIASEHTLFYGVEAKFYSARPKLGENLETEIDGLYCGGDGAGVTRGLAQAGAAGVWIARSMFTKTGNSSRVPATVV, encoded by the coding sequence ATGACGACAAAATATGATTGTATCGTAGTAGGCGCAGGACCAGCAGGAATCTTTGCATGTTATGAATTGACGCGGATTGCTCCGGACTGGAAAGTTCTTTTGATTGATAAAGGACATGACATTTATCGCCGTAACTGCCCGATCATGCAGGAGAAAATCCAGTTTTGTCCGCCGCCAGCAGGTAAAAAAGATTTCGCGGGATGTCTGCCTGCCTGTTCGGTAACAGCCGGGTTCGGTGGAGCCGGCGCCTACAGCGATGGCAAATTTAATATCACGACAGAGTTTGGCGGCTGGCTGACCGATTATCTGTCTCCATCCAAAGTGGAAGATCTGATCCGTTATGTAGACTCTATCAATCTGGAGCACGGAGCTACCGAATCGATTACCGACCCGACAACAGACGTTATTCGCGATATCGAACAGCGCGGCTATGCTTCGGGATTAAAGCTGCTGCGTGCACAGGTACGCCACCTCGGTACCGAGCAGAATCTGGAGATTCTGAAGTCTATTTATGAATATTTGAATACACGGATTGATATGGTGTATAAAGCGGAAGTGGAAGATATTCTGACGATCAAGGAAGAAGGTAAGCACCGGATCACCGGTATCGTTACCAAAAAAGGCGAGACTTATGAATCGGCAAATGTAATGATCGCCCCGGGGCGTGACGGTTCTGCCTGGCTCACTGAGATTCTCAAAAAGCGCCGCCTGAAAATGTACAATAACCAGGTAGACGTAGGGGTACGGGTAGAGACCTCGGATGTGGTTATGCAGGAGATCAACAAGCATTTGTACGAAGGCAAATTTATCTATAACACCTCTGTCGGTACACGGGTTCGCACATTCTGCAGCAATCCGTCCGGTCATGTGGTTGTTGAGAATCATAGTGGTGTGATGGCAGCCAATGGTCATTCGTTCAAAGATCCTGCGCTGGGTTCCCGTAATACCAACTTTGCTCTGCTCGTATCGCATAAATTCACCGAGCCATTCGACAAGCCCAATGAATATGCCCGTGAGATCTGCCGTCGTGCCAATGATCTGTCCAGTGGAGGCGTGATTGTGCAAAAGTTCGGCGATATTCTGCGCGGCCGCCGCTCTACAACCGACCGGATCAAAGAAGGTTTCCTCGAACCCACGCTCAAAGAAGCAGTACCGGGTGATCTGGGGCTGGTTCTTCCCTATAATACAATGAAGAGTCTGATTGAAATGGTACAGGCACTAGAAGGAGTAACACCGGGTATTGCTTCGGAACACACCCTGTTCTATGGTGTGGAAGCCAAATTCTATTCTGCTCGTCCCAAGCTGGGTGAGAACCTGGAGACCGAGATCGATGGATTGTACTGCGGTGGAGATGGTGCAGGAGTAACTCGCGGATTGGCCCAGGCCGGAGCAGCCGGCGTCTGGATCGCCCGCAGCATGTTCACCAAGACAGGGAATAGCAGCCGGGTGCCTGCGACAGTAGTTTGA